Within Conexibacter woesei DSM 14684, the genomic segment GCGGGAAGAAGAAGCATGCTGCCGCCCTCGCGGCAGCCCGCGAGGCCTTCGAAGAAGCGCATCGCGTGTGGGAGGCCGAAGCCGCGAAGCTGCCCGCCCTCCAACTCGAACAGATGCAGCAGCGAGACGCACTCGAGCGCAGACGGGTCGATGCTCTGCAAGCCGCCCGCGAGACATACGACCGCGAGTGCGCCGAACGCGACGCCGAGGTCGCTCAGGCCAACCAGCAATTGGACGCACTCATCGCCGGTCTTGCCGCGGGCGAGCACGAGGCCGTCCACGAGTACGTGGGGATTGTTCTCAGCAACTCGGTCTATCCCGAGATCCTGGCCGTCGAGCACGACTACGCGTTCGACCCCGACACGCGAGAGCTGTCGCTGACCGTGCTGGTCAGTTCTCCCGATCAACTGCCGGCCGAGAAGAGCTACCGCTGGGTCAAGGCCAAGGATGAGATCACCGCCACATCCCTGTCCAGAAAGGGCCTGAAAGAACGCTACGCCAGCGTCATCCATCAAGCCACGCTGCGGACGCTGCACGAGATCTTCGAGGCCGATCGAGCCGGGAAGATCCAGACGATCACGCTCCACGTCGCGACCGAGACCAAAGATCCGGCGACGGGGCTTGAAAGACGCGTCACCTTCGTCGGGGTCGGTGCAGACCGCGAATCGTTCGTGACGTTCGACCTGCACAACATCGTGCCTGCCGCGACGCTCGAGCACCTTGGTGCGTCGATGTCGAAGAATCCCTACGAGCTTGCCGGCATCGACGGTGCTCCCGGCGTGCGCGGACGATGACGCCGGCGGGCTACTCGTTCAATGCCCCTCCTGGATGGCAGGTGCCATCCCGCGACTGGGTTCCACCAGAAGGATGGAGACCGGACGCCTCGTGGCCGCCCCCGCCCGATGGATGGGAGTTCTGGATCCGCAGTGCGGCCGCGCCTCCGCCACCACCGCCGCAAGCCGCCGTCGACGCGCCACCGTCCGGGTCCAGTGACGCTGTGCCTGCGTTTTCGTCCGAGCCCTCGAAGGCGGTGGACACGGAGGTCGTCGCGCTCCGTCAACGAGTCAGTGAGCTTGAGGCCGAGGCCGCGCGCCTTCGGAACAGCGCGACGGTGGAACTCGACGACGAGCGAATCCTGCAAGAGGTGGGCATCTACCGCTACCACCACCCGCTGGAGAACGCCGCTGAGTACAAAGCCGAGCTCAGCGACCTGAGCCACCAGATCAAGGACATGGTCAAGGCTGGCGATGCCGTCCTGGCCTCGGACATGTTCACGTTCAACAACTCGCTCGCCAAGGGCCGCAAGATGACGGCCGAGTTCTCCAAGCTGATGCTTCGCGCCTACAACGCCGAGGCGGACAACTGCGTACGAGCACTGCGAGCCGGGAACGTCGTCACCGCCAAGCGCCGTCTCGAATCGTCCGTCACCGCGATCGCGAGACTGGGCACGATGATGGAGATGCGGATCAACCCGGCCTACCACGCACTCCGGCTCCGCGAACTCGAACTGACCGCCGACTACCTCATGAAGCTTCAAGTCGAGAAGGAAGAGGCCCGCGAAGAGCGCGAGCGCCTCCGCGAGGAGCGGAAGGCAGCGCAGGAACTCGCTGCCGAACGCGCCCGACTCGACAAGGAGCGCGAGCACTACTTCAACGCACTCCAGGCGCTCAAGGCCAGCGGTGCCCCGGCGGCCATCGCCGATCTCAATGAGCGCTTGCAGCAGATCGACAACGCGATCGAACAGAACGACTACCGCACCGCCAACATCCGCGCCGGCTACGTCTACGTCATCAGCAACCGAGGCGCCTTCGGACCCAACATCGTGAAGATCGGACTCACCCGGCGCCTTGAGCCCATGGACCGCGTCCGTGAACTCGGAGACGCCTCCGTCCCGTTCCCTTTCGACGTCCACGCCATGTTCTTCGCCGACGACGCCGTGACCGTCGAGGCCGACCTGCATCGAGCGTTCGCCGAGCGACGAGTCAACATGATCAATCAGCGTCGGGAGTTCTTCTTCGCGACTCCCGCAGAAGTCCGCGCGGTGCTGCTTGCACAGGTCGGGAACCTGCTGGAGTTCGCGGAAGAGCCCGAGGCGACCCAGTACCTCCAAAGCATGAGGTATTGGCCCACCGAAAGGGCAGCACCAAGCGGTCCGAACGCCTGAACCGACGTCGAGGCTTGCAGAACGGCGCTGCCGCCTTTCGACAGCGCCAAGCCCAGTTCCGCCCGCTCGTACCCGTGCTCGCCGGTGTGCTGGTCGCGGGCCTCGTCGCATGGCTCCTCGTCCGCCGTGTCGTGGAGCGCCGTGCGCTGGCTGACCGTGTGCGGCTTGAGCTGGTGCCGGCCGACTCGTGCGCAGCTCGGCGGCGAGGCGAGCTGAGGCGACCGGCAGGCGTCGCGGTCGGCCGCGCGGACGTCGGCCGGGAAGGAGCCCGCGCGGACGCTCTGCAACGCTGACGAGTACCGTGTTCTCGTGGCACTCCGCGGCGACGCCGGCGAGCGAGGAGGCATGACCATCACGGGCAGACAGCGCGGCCGCACGGGCCACCGGAGACAGGACGCGACGAGCGTCTGGCTGCGCACGCCGCGAGCGACACGCGAGGGTCCCGCACTGTCCCCGGCGCGCATCGTCGAGGAGGCGGTCGCGTTGCTCGACGAGGCCGGAGTCGAGGGGCTCACGATGCGACGGCTGGCCGATCGGCTCGGCGCCGGTGTCACCACCCTCTACTGGCACGTCGAGACCAAGGACGACATGGTCGACCTCGCGCTCGACGCGATCTTCGGCGAGACTCCGGTGCCTTCGGAGGCCCCGGACGCACGGACGTGGCGCGACGGCGTCGTCGGCGTGCTGAACGACTGGCGGGCGACCATGCTGCGGCACCCCTGGTCCGCCGCGCTGCTGCAGCGCCCGACCCTGGGGCCGAACCTGCTCGCCCGCATGGAGTACCTGCAGGCCGCGCTCGTCAGCGCCGGATTCAGCGACCAGCGCCTGACGGCGGCGACCTGGACGCTCTACAACTACGTCATGGGCGCGACGGTCGCCAAGGCCAGTCACGAGCTGTCCGCCGACGACCGCCAGACCGCGCAGCAACGGCTCCACGATCAGCGCGATCGCTACCCGACGCTCAGCGCCAGCGACTACATGCTCCAGGACGACTGGGACGGCACGTTCACCACCGGCCTCACCTATCTCCTCGACGGCATCGCCGCCGACTCTGCGCCAGTGAAGGGCGCTGACGGCTGCGAGATCGCTTCGAAGTGAAGCCGGTCACAGCGCCATCCCAAGCGGCGCCTCGATCAGCTGATTGATCTCGTTCAGGAAGAGCGCGGCATCCGCGCCGTAGAGGATGCGGTGGTCGCACGAGAGCGTCAGCGTCATCAGCGTCCGGTCGACGATCTCGCCGTCGACGCGCTGCAGCACCCGGAATAGGTACGTGTGACGCAATAGATCGCTTCTGATTGAGCTCAATCGTTAGAATCCTGCGTCGATGGCGCCGGCGGTGGGGATCGACGAGACGGACCGGGAGATCGTGGCGCTGCTGCGGGAGGACGCGCGGCGCACCTTCGCCGACATCGCCGCACGCGTGAGCATCTCCGCGCCTGCCGTCAAACGGCGCGTCGACCGCCTCGAGCGTGAGGGGCTGATCCTCGGCTACACGGCGATCGTCGATCACGGGGCCATGGGCACGCCGTTGCAGGCGTTCGTCGAGCTGCGCTTCGACGGCCGCACCAAGGTCGACGACATCGCCTCGGTCGCGACCGGCATCGCCGCGGTCGAGGCGCTGTACACGACCGCCGGCGACCCCGACGCCGTCGGCCTCGTGCGCGCCCGCGACGTCGCCGATCTCAAGCGCGTGATCGACCTGCTGCGCCGCAGCCGGCACATCACCGGCACCAAGACGCTGATGATCCTCGGCACCTGGAAGCCGTACCCCGGCGCCACCGCCTGAGGACCGCGTCGGCGGTCGGTCGGCGTCCTCACGTCAGCGCCGCTGCGCAGGCAGGCCTCAGGCGCGCCGACCGACGACGAGCTCCGGCGGGAGCGAGCCGACACGACCGCCGGCACGCCGCGCTCGCTCGCGCTCGTGCAGGATCTGCGCGGTGGCGTCGTCCGCCGGCAGGAACGCCTCGAGATGGACCTCCGCGAGCGTCACGTCGACGGCGGTCGCGAACGACGTCAACGTCGTCATCAGTTGCAGCTCGCCCTGCTCGCAGCGCAGCCGCAGCGGCACCGCGAAGCCGACGTGGTCGGGGCCGGGCGACAGCGGCGGGAGATAGCTCTCCAGCTCGGCGAGCAGCGCGTCGAGCCGCGTGTCGGGGCTGCGCAGCGTCCGCGCGCGGACGCTCTCGATGATGTGCCGACCCCATTCGGACAAGTTCTCCACGCGGCTTGCCATCCCGTCGGGGTGAATCGCGAGTCGCAGCACGTTCACCGGCGGCTCGAGCAGGGCGGGCGCGGCGCCGACGGCGAGCAGCTCGACCGCGGCGTTCGCCGCGACGAGATCGCCAATCGGTCCCGCGACCACCGCGGGGTAGGGCATATGGCCCTCGAGGATGCGGTCGAGCGCATCGCGGACGGGTCTCAGCACGTCGTCGTCGATCGGCGACTCGCGGAACAGCGGCGCGTAGCCGGCGGCGTTGAGCAACGCGTTGCGCTCCCGCAACGACAGCTCCAGCGACTCCGCGAGCCGCACCACCATCGTACGGCCGGGGCGGGAGCGGCCCTGCTCGATGTAGCTGACATGTCGCTGCGTGGTGCCCGCTCGGAGCGCGAGCTCGAGCTGACTGACCCGGCGGGCATTGCGCCAGCGCCGCAGCTCGCTCGCGAACTGTCTGGGCGTGTGGGCGGCGAGGCTGCTCACACCCGAGATCGTAGCCGTCGCCAGCCACCCCTTCGATTCCCTGGAGGGTATTGCCGAGCAGCACCAGGCGGTCCTACCGTAGCCGCCATGCAACCGGACACAGCCGCAGTCACCAAGCGATTCAACGATGCGTTCCAACGGCACGACCCAACCCCGATCGCCGATCTCGTGGCGGACGACTGCGTGCTGGAGAAAACGTCCCCGGCGCCCGACGGCGCCCGCTTCGAGGGACGCGAGGCCTGCGTCGCCTTCTGGCAGCAGATCGCCGCCGATCGCTCGGTCTCGTTCGAGCTCGAGGACACGATCATCACCGGTGAGCGGGCGATCGTCCTGTGGCGCCTGCGCTTCGGAGCCGACGGCGAGAGCTCCGTCCGCGGCGTCAACCTCACCCACGTCCGCGACGGCAAGATCGTCGAGTCCCTCGGCTACGTGAAAGGAAGCTGACGTGCGCAGCAGCGCACGCTGGAACGGCGACTTGGCGACCGGATCAGGCGCGGTGACGGTGGGTGAGAGCGCCTGGACCGGCAGCTACTCGTTCGCCTCCCGCTTCGAGGACGGCGCCGGCACCAACCCCGAGGAACTGATCGCCGCCGCGCATGCCGGCTGCTACTCGATGGCGCTCTGCCACGTCCTCACGGAGGCCGGGCACGCCCCGCGCTCGATCGAGACGACGGCGCGCGTGCGCCTGCGGATGGTCGAGGGCGTCCCGACGATCAACCAGATCGACCTCGACACGGCGGTCGACGTCCCCGGCCTCGATGAGGCCGGTCTGCGCGAGCTGGCCGAGGTCGCGAAGCAGGCGTGCGCCGTCTCGCGCGCGCTCGCAGGCGTCGAGCAGATCGGCCTGACGTCGGTCACGGTGGCCGCGCCAACCGCCACCTGATCAACGCGAGTGCGGTCGCCTGCCGCGTGTCAGTGCTCGATCAGGTCCGGATTGCCGGCGCCGTCTCCGTCCTGCAGCAGCCGGTTGATCGCGAGCATGACGAACGCGGTCATCGCGGCGATCGTCGCGATCGCGACGCCGACCAGCAGCCACGTCGGCGAGGCACCGATCCACAGGACCAGCCCGACGATCGCGAGCATCGGCAAGAGAAAGACGAACAGCAGCGGCGAGGCGGAGTTGGCGTCGGTCGGCATCGAGGCTCCTTTTCGTGGTGCCTCGAGTCTTGCCGACGGGCACGTTCGCGTCAGCCGCGCGTTCCCGCAGATCAGCGTGGGGAACTACGGATCGTGCCGCCAGCACGACACCTAGCGCCCTCGCTTCTCGTTGCGCCGGTCGGTCTGGAGCAGCGTCGGGAGCGGCTTGGTCGCGCGGAAGCGGTTGGAGCTGCGCGGTCTGCTCCAGCGTCCGAGCGCGTCGCGCGCGCTGACGCGGACGACGCCGTCCTCGGGCAGCGGGACGCGCGCGATCGTCAGCGACCGCTTGCTGCCGCGGGCCGTCAGCTGACGCTCCCGTCCGACGCCGTAGCGCAGCAGCACGCCGTAGGTGCGCGCGCCGGGCACCGGCGTCCAGCGCACCGTGAGGCGCGTGCCGCGGCGTTGCACGCGCACCGTGCGCGGCGCGGCAACTGGCGGCGTTCCGCCGTACTGGTAGGTGTCGAGCGTCTGGTCGGCGATCGGCGTGCCGTCGACCGTCGCGACCGCGACGATCCGCCGCTGCTCGGGGCGCCCGGGTGCCGGTGTGTAGACGATCCGCCCGCGGCCGCCGGTGACGGTCCCCAGCGGGTGCATCACGTTCTCGCCGCGCTCGACGAACGTGACGCGCTGCCCGCCGCCGCGCTTGCGCGCGTCGTAGCTGAGCACCTGCCGGCTGCCCGCGCGGACGACGCGCGCCGCGCTCCTCGCTCTCGGCGAGCCGCGCCCGGAGTCGGGCGTGACGCTGGCCGCGAAGTGCGAGTCGTAGCCCGGCAGCGTGACGCCCATCGACCGCAGGGGAGCTGAGCCCGGGAGCGGCGTGACGGTGTATCTGCCGGCCCCCTTCGCGACTCCTATGTACGCGACGTTCGCGCTCTCGTCGCGCACGCCGCGCAGGTGCTCGGAGGACACCCAGTCGTCGCCGCTGACGTCGAGCGTCTCGCCGTCCGGCGCCGTGATGCGCACCTGCGGCGCGGCACCGATGCCGGGCAGGCGCACGTTCTTGATCGTCTCGCCTCTCACGATG encodes:
- a CDS encoding DUF4041 domain-containing protein, which codes for MTPAGYSFNAPPGWQVPSRDWVPPEGWRPDASWPPPPDGWEFWIRSAAAPPPPPPQAAVDAPPSGSSDAVPAFSSEPSKAVDTEVVALRQRVSELEAEAARLRNSATVELDDERILQEVGIYRYHHPLENAAEYKAELSDLSHQIKDMVKAGDAVLASDMFTFNNSLAKGRKMTAEFSKLMLRAYNAEADNCVRALRAGNVVTAKRRLESSVTAIARLGTMMEMRINPAYHALRLRELELTADYLMKLQVEKEEAREERERLREERKAAQELAAERARLDKEREHYFNALQALKASGAPAAIADLNERLQQIDNAIEQNDYRTANIRAGYVYVISNRGAFGPNIVKIGLTRRLEPMDRVRELGDASVPFPFDVHAMFFADDAVTVEADLHRAFAERRVNMINQRREFFFATPAEVRAVLLAQVGNLLEFAEEPEATQYLQSMRYWPTERAAPSGPNA
- a CDS encoding TetR/AcrR family transcriptional regulator C-terminal domain-containing protein; the protein is MTITGRQRGRTGHRRQDATSVWLRTPRATREGPALSPARIVEEAVALLDEAGVEGLTMRRLADRLGAGVTTLYWHVETKDDMVDLALDAIFGETPVPSEAPDARTWRDGVVGVLNDWRATMLRHPWSAALLQRPTLGPNLLARMEYLQAALVSAGFSDQRLTAATWTLYNYVMGATVAKASHELSADDRQTAQQRLHDQRDRYPTLSASDYMLQDDWDGTFTTGLTYLLDGIAADSAPVKGADGCEIASK
- a CDS encoding 2-oxo acid dehydrogenase subunit E2; this translates as MLQRVDGEIVDRTLMTLTLSCDHRILYGADAALFLNEINQLIEAPLGMAL
- a CDS encoding Lrp/AsnC family transcriptional regulator; this encodes MAPAVGIDETDREIVALLREDARRTFADIAARVSISAPAVKRRVDRLEREGLILGYTAIVDHGAMGTPLQAFVELRFDGRTKVDDIASVATGIAAVEALYTTAGDPDAVGLVRARDVADLKRVIDLLRRSRHITGTKTLMILGTWKPYPGATA
- a CDS encoding helix-turn-helix domain-containing protein, yielding MSSLAAHTPRQFASELRRWRNARRVSQLELALRAGTTQRHVSYIEQGRSRPGRTMVVRLAESLELSLRERNALLNAAGYAPLFRESPIDDDVLRPVRDALDRILEGHMPYPAVVAGPIGDLVAANAAVELLAVGAAPALLEPPVNVLRLAIHPDGMASRVENLSEWGRHIIESVRARTLRSPDTRLDALLAELESYLPPLSPGPDHVGFAVPLRLRCEQGELQLMTTLTSFATAVDVTLAEVHLEAFLPADDATAQILHERERARRAGGRVGSLPPELVVGRRA
- a CDS encoding nuclear transport factor 2 family protein; translation: MQPDTAAVTKRFNDAFQRHDPTPIADLVADDCVLEKTSPAPDGARFEGREACVAFWQQIAADRSVSFELEDTIITGERAIVLWRLRFGADGESSVRGVNLTHVRDGKIVESLGYVKGS
- a CDS encoding OsmC family peroxiredoxin, translating into MRSSARWNGDLATGSGAVTVGESAWTGSYSFASRFEDGAGTNPEELIAAAHAGCYSMALCHVLTEAGHAPRSIETTARVRLRMVEGVPTINQIDLDTAVDVPGLDEAGLRELAEVAKQACAVSRALAGVEQIGLTSVTVAAPTAT